From Nematostella vectensis chromosome 14, jaNemVect1.1, whole genome shotgun sequence, a single genomic window includes:
- the LOC5513887 gene encoding neuronal acetylcholine receptor subunit alpha-10, which yields MADGWLIFLLLFMDVCPYLAIPTTTNSVSTTATPHPTTGVFRPSIIDDDEGRLTRDLFAGYNPKLRPVFHKRENVTVVLGMSVHQIIDVYEKDQIIKTSFWVRQIWYNPFLRWNETFYGGIKEINVSPLQVWTPDLVLYNNADASTDGSLENFKTRIIVSSDGKNMWLAPVIFSSSCTIKIKYFPFDDQYCSLKFGSWTFDGFHLDLKPEAPQASLSKFIPNGEWDLIGAPAIRNVLRYDCCPAPYPDVTFTLHLRRRVLFFLFNLIIPCFVIVVLTSLSFYLPPDSGERISVVITNLLAMTVFMLMVADILPPTSDEVSIISIFYSCSIIEVGIALLGTCIVLKYHFCSTSIHKMPPWVRFLVIECLGKVFCRQEHTTDQEDSKSDTIKLDNCKHKLENGLKDPLIKQCNFFGKFGVRERGRSSGMKTTDGGSNLSMTQDDEGRGRGGTPYSSHRNMDDIIAAEASSDSTVFALLSRQESMVKNLEILAHAQRCQDEEDREKNEWKLAASILDNFFCWLFLMSIFISSIVLYVRVTEAHSVNSS from the exons ATGGCAGACGGATGGCTGATTTTTCTGTTGCTGTTCATGGATGTTTGCCCGTATCTGGCAATTCCTACGACAACCA ATAGCGTCTCGACAACTGccacaccccaccccaccacaGGAGTATTCCGCCCATCAATCATCGATGACGACGAAGGTCGCCTGACACGTGACTTGTTCGCGGGCTACAACCCCAAGCTACGGCCTGTGTTCCACAAACGAGAGAACGTGACCGTCGTACTCGGCATGTCCGTACACCAGATCATTGACGTG TATGAAAAAgatcaaataataaaaacaagtttCTGGGTTAGACAG ATCTGGTACAACCCTTTTCTGCGATGGAATGAGACTTTTTATGGAGGAATCAAAGAGATTAACGTCAGTCCCCTGCAGGTGTGGACTCCCGATCTCGTGCTGTACAACAA TGCTGACGCTAGTACGGACGGCTCGCTGGAGAACTTCAAGACGCGCATAATCGTCTCGAGTGATGGAAAGAATATGTGGCTTGCTCCAGTGattttctcttcttcttgCACTATTAAGATCAAGTACTTTCCATTTGACGACCAG TACTGCAGTCTCAAGTTTGGCTCGTGGACGTTTGACGGTTTTCACCTTGACCTTAAACCTGAGGCGCCTCAGGCTTCCCTCTCCAAATTTATACCGAATGGGGAATGGGACCTAATCGGTGCGCCCGCGATACGCAATGTACTGCGGTATGACTGTTGCCCCGCCCCTTATCCTGACGTCACATTCACGCTACATCTTCGCCGTAGAGTCTTGTTTTTCCTGTTTAACCTGATAATACCATGCTTCGTCATTGTCG TATTGACGTCGCTGTCGTTCTACCTCCCCCCTGACTCGGGCGAGCGTATCTCTGTTGTGATCACCAACTTGCTCGCCATGACGGTTTTTATGCTCATGGTCGCCGATATCCTCCCGCCCACGTCAGACGAGGTGTCAATCATCTCCATCTTCTACTCCTGCAGCATCATAGAG GTGGGCATAGCTCTCCTTGGGACTTGTATCGTCCTCAAGTACCATTTCTGCAGCACTTCCATACATAAGATGCCACCCTGGGTTCGCTTCCTGGTCATTGAGTGCTTGGGAAAAGTCTTTTGCCGCCAGGAACATACCACCGACCAGGAAGATTCCAAATCAGACACTATCAAACTCGACAACTGCAAACACAAACTCGAAAACGGCCTAAAAGATCCGTTGATAAAACAGTGTAATTTCTTCGGGAAGTTCGGAGTGAGGGAACGAGGTAGATCGTCTGGGATGAAAACTACGGACGGGGGGTCCAATTTGAGCATGACCCAAGACGACGAAGGGCGTGGTCGAGGAGGTACCCCTTACTCCAGTCATCGCAACATGGATGATATCATAGCTGCTGAAGCCTCGAGTGATAGTACCGTCTTTGCGTTGCTTTCGAGACAGGAATCAATGGTGAAGAATTTGGAGAttctcgcgcatgcgcagagaTGTCAGGATGAGGAAGACAGGGAGAAGAATGAGTGGAAACTTGCAGCGTCTATCTTGGATAACTTTTTCTGCTGGttgtttttgatgagtattttTATCTCGTCCATTGTGCTTTATGTTCGTGTTACGGAAGCTCATTCGGTCAATTCATCATGA